The window CGCCGGGCTACGTGAAGATCAACGGGCGCACCCTGCCGCTGAGCGCGACCCGCGCGCGGGACTCGGAGGGGCTCAAGGTGCCCACGGCGGCCTACGGCCGGTTCGTCCTGGGCCGCGGCGAGTTCTGGGTGCACTCCCCCTACGCCGACGGCTCTTTCGACAGCCGCTACGTGGGGATTGTCAGGACGGAGCAGATGCGGGGCACGCTGCGGCCGGTGCTCACCTGGCTAAGCCCCCGCCAGCGGGGCGCGCTCCGCTCCCGCGGGCTCACGTTAGGCCTGGGACGAGCAGCGGCACTCGTTCCGTGCTCATCACCACCGATACCGGCGTCCACCGCCGCATAGAGGTGTGCGACCAGGAACCCCGTCGCCCGGCACTGCGTGTCGGGCGACGTCTTCGTTATGGGCAGCGCCAGCGAACCGGGCGAGGCGGGCGCGCCTCGACCTTCCGAAGAACTGGAGGGGGCGGACCTTCACAGCACGGCCACCCACGGAGCGCACTCTGAAAACCCCGGAGGCAGGCTACGGAAGTAGCTATGTAGCCGGGGTTTAGAACGTTCCCGCATTCACCGCGTGGGGTACCACCGGATCTGTCAGAGTTCGCGAATGCCCACCCGAGACCGAACCTCCACAGCCAAGCTCTCCGGGAGAATGACCCCTCCGAATAACCGATCCCGCTCGGCGAGCGGCCGCAAATCACGAATTATTTGGCGAGCGCGAGGGAGCACGCGGCGTGCGTACGCCGATCTCCGCGACTTCGGGAAAGGCAGGGTTGCGCTGATCCCGGAGGGCGAGTCTCTCGCGACGACCGATCCGGAGATCGCCGAGGAGTTGCTGCGCAGGATCCTCAACAAGATCACCCGCGAGCGCCGCGACCGTGTGCTGCTCGGACTGGATCCCGACGCGGATCTCGCCGAGTTCGCCGTGCAGCACCTCCGGGCGAAGGCGGATTCGGGGGAGTATTCACAGCACTGGCTGGAAGCCGAGGAGAACCACCTCGCTCGTGCCGTGGAGTTCTTCACCCGGCACCACCATGCAACCGAAGCGGACCCCGACCCTGAGCCCATCGCGCGGAACCTGGCTGCGATCAGCGTACGGGACGTGCGCGCCTTCGCCGAGTGGCTGAAGACCGTTCCGAACGGACGTGGAGGCGTCCTCGGTGCGCAGTCCCGCCGCCATCACATCCATTCGCT is drawn from Longimicrobiaceae bacterium and contains these coding sequences:
- a CDS encoding S26 family signal peptidase, whose product is MSRRLSLAVSAVALSVPALVLAFHLELNHTESGPLGIWRAYPDRVPAVGEFVRFCMRPEQARATAGRPYAGGAHGGPCPFHTWMLAKPVVASPGDTVVHTPGYVKINGRTLPLSATRARDSEGLKVPTAAYGRFVLGRGEFWVHSPYADGSFDSRYVGIVRTEQMRGTLRPVLTWLSPRQRGALRSRGLTLGLGRAAALVPCSSPPIPASTAA